Sequence from the Amaranthus tricolor cultivar Red isolate AtriRed21 chromosome 16, ASM2621246v1, whole genome shotgun sequence genome:
TCTCGGCAATACTGAGACAAGCTAGTATTTGCAGTGAATCCACCTGTTAAGTAGTCATGCATTACGATTGGAACTCCCAACTCTCTAGCAAATACAGCTCTTTTTATCATTTCTTCGCAAGTACCTGCGGTAGCATTCAAATAATGCCCTTTGATTTCACCTGTTTCGGCTTGTGATTTATAAATAGCTTCGGCACAAAATAGGAAACGGTCTCTCCAACGCATGAACGGCTGGGAATTCACGTTTTCATCATCTTTGGTAAAATCAAGTCCACCACGAAGACATTCATAACATGCTCGACCATAGTTTTTAGCGGATAACCCCAATTTGGGTTTAATAGTGCATCCCAATAGGGGACGACCATACTTGTTCAATTTATCTCTTTCAACCTGGATACCGTGAGGCGGGCCTTGGAAAGTTTTGACATAAGCAACAGGGATTCGCAAATCTTCCAAACGTAGAGCACGCAAAGCTTTGAACCCAAATACGTTACCCACAATGGAAGTAAACATGTTAGTAACAGAACCTTCTTCAAAAAGGTCTAAAGGATACGCTACATAACAAATATATTGATTTTCTTCTCCAGCAACGGGCTCGATGTTGTAGCATCGTCCTTTGTAACGATCAAGACTGGTAAGTCCGTCGGTCCATACACTTGTCCATGTACCAGTAGAAGATTCGGCAGCTACTGCAGCCCCCGCTTCTTCAGGTGGAACTCCAGGTTGAGGAGTTACTCGGAATGCTGCCAAGATATCAGTATCTAGGGTTTCATACTCAGGAGTATAATAAGTCAATCGGTAATCTTTAACACCAGCTTTAAATCCAACACTTGCTTTAGTCTCTGTTTGTGGTGACATAAGTCCCTCCctacaaattcaattttaaattttttacaacAAAGCAACAAGGTCTACTCGACATAAATTCGGCCTTAAGAAAACCTTTTACAAGAATCTTTCATAAAATTCTCAATTAATATTATCAACTAATCAAAATGGTTCGTTAATAGACCATGTATTTGATTCGCCAAATACATCATTATTGTATACTCTTTCATATATATGGCGCAACCCAACCGTAACAGTTGTTCTTTAGGTTTCTAATTTATTAACCCCTTTGTCCCCATTTAAATGGAACGAATTAAATAATTCGAAATTTACCCTTGACAGGGGTATATGTTGTATATGTATATCCTAGATGTGAAAATATGCGGAATTCCATCATGAAAAGGCTAGACATAAATCTATATACTAAATACGAACTAGGTCCCAGTTCGATAGAAATAatgaatcataaaaaaaaatagagtttaGAGTTCGGGTTCGATTTCTGTAGATAATATAGAAAGTATTGTCTAGAATGATAGGCAAATAAAAGACTTTCTCAGGATTTTTGGTCATccatttatttgatattttgaaaATAGGTGGGTTGAATTTGATTCGTTTGGATGGTACCAACAAAATGGATTGCTAACTCctatttcttatttaattaatcGATCAACTTGCTATcggacattttttttttttggattcgaTAATTTTCATTTTCGCAAAAAATTTCGACATATTTTAACTATAATATTATGACAATCAATCCTACTACTTCTGGTTCTGGGGTTTCCacgcttgaaaaaaaaaacctgggGCGTATCGCTCAAATTATTGGTCCGGTCCTGGACGTAGCTTTTCCTCCAGGCAAGATGCCCAATATTTACAATGCTCTAGTAGTTAAGGGTCGAGATACTAGTGGTCAACCAATTAATGTGACTTGTGAGGTACAACAGTTATTAGGAAATAATCGAGTTAGGGCTGTAGCTATGAGTGCTACAGATGGTCTAACACGAGGAATGGAAGTTATTGACACAGGAGCTCCTTTAAGCGTTCCAGTCGGCGGCACGACTCTCGGACGAATTTTTAACGTGCTTGGGGAACCTGTTGATAATTTAGGTCCCGTAGACACCAGCACAACATCTCCTATTCATAGATCTGCGCCCGCCTTTACACAGTTAGATACAAAATTGTCTATTTTTGAAACCGGAATTAAAGTGgtagatcttttagctccttaTCGCCGTGGAGGAAAAATAGGACTGTTTGGGGGAGCAGGAGTGGGTAAAACAGTACTCATTATGGAATTGATCAACAACATTGCAAAAGCTCATGGGGGCGTATCCGTATTTGGCGGAGTAGGTGAACGTACTCGTGAAGGAAATGATCTTTACATGGAAATGAAAGAATCCGGAGTTatcaatgaacaaaatattGCAGAGTCAAAAGTGGCTTTAGTCTATGGTCAAATGAATGAACCGCCGGGGGCACGTATGAGAGTTGGGTTAACTGCCCTAACTATGGCGGAATATTTCCGAGATGTTAATGAGCAAGACGTACTTTTATTTATCGACAATATCTTCCGTTTCGTCCAAGCAGGATCTGAAGTATCTGCCTTATTGGGTAGAATGCCTTCCGCTGTGGGCTATCAACCTACTCTTAGTACCGAAATGGGCTCGTTACAGGAAAGAATTACTTCTACAAAAGAAGGGTCCATAACTTCGATTCAAGCAGTTTATGTACCTGCAGACGATTTGACCGACCCCGCTCCTGCCACGACATTTGCACATTTAGATGCTACTACCGTACTATCAAGAGGATTGGCGGCCAAAGGGATCTATCCAGCGGTGGATCCGTTAGATTCAACGTCAACTATGCTCCAACCTAGGATCGTTGGCGAGGAACATTATGAAACTGCGCAAAGAGTTAAGCAAACCTTACAACGTTACAAAGAACTTCAAGATATTATCGCTATCCTTGGATTGGACGAATTATCTGAAGAAGATCGTTTAACTGTAGCAAGAGCACGAAAAATTGAGCGTTTCTTATCACAACCCTTTTTCGTAGCAGAAGTATTTACAGGCTCTCCAGGAAAATATGTTGGCCTAGCAGAAACAATTAGAGGATTTCAATTAATTCTTTCCGGAGAATTAGATGGTCTTCCCGAACAAGCCTTTTATTTGGTAGGTAACATCGATGAAGCTACCACGAAAGCTATAAACTTAGAAATGGAGAGCAAATTAAAGAAATgaccttaaatctttgtgtacTGACTCCTAATCGAAGTGTTTGGAATTCACAAGTAAAAGCAATCATTTTATCTACTAATAGTGGCCAAATCGGCGTATTAAAAGACCATGCCGCTACTGCGACAGCCGTAGATATAGGTGTTTTAAGAATGTTAGGCCTTGACGACCAATGGTCAACAATGGCTCTGATGGGCGGTTTTGCTAGAATAAGCAATAATCAGATTACTATTTTAGTAAATGATGCTGAGAAGGGTAGTGACATTGATCCACAAGAAGCTCAGGAAACTCTTGAAATAGCAGAAGCTAACTTGA
This genomic interval carries:
- the LOC130802122 gene encoding ATP synthase subunit beta, chloroplastic-like, whose amino-acid sequence is MTINPTTSGSGVSTLEKKNLGRIAQIIGPVLDVAFPPGKMPNIYNALVVKGRDTSGQPINVTCEVQQLLGNNRVRAVAMSATDGLTRGMEVIDTGAPLSVPVGGTTLGRIFNVLGEPVDNLGPVDTSTTSPIHRSAPAFTQLDTKLSIFETGIKVVDLLAPYRRGGKIGLFGGAGVGKTVLIMELINNIAKAHGGVSVFGGVGERTREGNDLYMEMKESGVINEQNIAESKVALVYGQMNEPPGARMRVGLTALTMAEYFRDVNEQDVLLFIDNIFRFVQAGSEVSALLGRMPSAVGYQPTLSTEMGSLQERITSTKEGSITSIQAVYVPADDLTDPAPATTFAHLDATTVLSRGLAAKGIYPAVDPLDSTSTMLQPRIVGEEHYETAQRVKQTLQRYKELQDIIAILGLDELSEEDRLTVARARKIERFLSQPFFVAEVFTGSPGKYVGLAETIRGFQLILSGELDGLPEQAFYLVGNIDEATTKAINLEMEKVKAIILSTNSGQIGVLKDHAATATAVDIGVLRMLGLDDQWSTMALMGGFARISNNQITILVNDAEKGSDIDPQEAQETLEIAEANLKKAEGKRQLIEANLALRRARTRVEARNTIS
- the LOC130802106 gene encoding ribulose bisphosphate carboxylase large chain, yielding MSPQTETKASVGFKAGVKDYRLTYYTPEYETLDTDILAAFRVTPQPGVPPEEAGAAVAAESSTGTWTSVWTDGLTSLDRYKGRCYNIEPVAGEENQYICYVAYPLDLFEEGSVTNMFTSIVGNVFGFKALRALRLEDLRIPVAYVKTFQGPPHGIQVERDKLNKYGRPLLGCTIKPKLGLSAKNYGRACYECLRGGLDFTKDDENVNSQPFMRWRDRFLFCAEAIYKSQAETGEIKGHYLNATAGTCEEMIKRAVFARELGVPIVMHDYLTGGFTANTSLSQYCRDNGLLLHIHRAMHAVIDRQKNHGMHFRVLAKALRLSGGDHIHSGTVVGKLEGERDITLGFVDLLRDDYTEKDRSRGIFFTQSWVSTPGVLPVASGGIHVWHMPALTEIFGDDSVLQFGGGTLGHPWGNAPGAVANRVALEACVQARNEGRDLAREGNTIIREAAKWSPELAAACEVWKEIKFEFPAMDTI